One genomic region from Hirundo rustica isolate bHirRus1 chromosome 5, bHirRus1.pri.v3, whole genome shotgun sequence encodes:
- the USP53 gene encoding inactive ubiquitin carboxyl-terminal hydrolase 53, producing the protein MAWVKFLRKPGGNLGKVYQPGSILSLAPTKGLLNEPGQNSCFLNSAVQVLWQLDIFRRSLRGLTGHVCQGDACIFCALKAIFSQFQHSREKALPSDNMRHALAESFKDEQRFQLGFMDDAAECFENILERIHFHLVPNSETDMCTSKSCISHQKFAMTLYEQCVCRSCGASSDPLPFTEFVRYISTTALCNEVEKMMERHERLKPEMFAELLQAANTADDYRKCPSNCGQKIKIRRVLMNCPEIVTIGLVWDSEHSDLTEEVMRNLATQLYLPGLFYRVTDENAKNSELFLVGMICYTSRHYCAFAFHTKSCKWVLFDDANVKEIGTKWKDVVSRCIRCHFQPLLLFYANPDGTAVSPEDAPKQIIHWSQCKAAGENGEDLGFEKHSAAKSDHVKENGIGESTNQRSNKKIQPDNPVFSRSHIQASGGRGPAKLGYTEQKDRLKDLSRECAQKAADMKNFTSLRKDADRGPRKESGRQRDLIGEDRSSVKSGSPPVRNGLRHCVDQRIYGSQGRGPYKHDNQAPHQAKLSAHVLASNKTEPFPAGEKPVTRTRTNGITGYDTDTSQDSRDKGRSRSKGWKPMRETLNVDSIFSETEKKQHSPKHKVNLSSKSKHEKERGFNHWPKENQMQKCLMTIYEDETKQDTGSRSSLDSEGKGNAEKSKGFTERKIHGDNWQIQRTESGYESSDHISNGSANPDSPVIEGINTADAKNVKESTSCSEQNLPTKKADGVVHSVPQQNRSLHAPDLRKDQITSEVNYRPHPHLDFPTESHLQVPSPPVKRAEMPEANRKMFPSSALQPVVKEIVKSDSRNRADELNSSEWLHADRFEKVNVPLYCVDSASHPFPDNACGRKPIHSDLPLPAQLQSNHTRNVSHHTLGPKLGLVPCAPQNVLERLAVLPAPSSEHAGHLLRRVDPLWVPEAVYQNIPPPLPPKKYALSTLAGSENNSVADLKSTEALQNSPLRQTGAPSKSASEGSAVPAEQRLKEPFPGNEVFVHKPDSPPRLSVNEFWTVSENTLKKGSHHTGPSPGYVDGNDSMSLTTYFSVDSCMTDTYRLKYHQRPKLYFTESGSFHKEKHPPAGGEDLNATYPATLEPRHPTPEQRYKANAEGIHCSR; encoded by the exons atggCATGGGTGAAATTCCTAAGAAAACCTGGGGGTAACCTGGGAAAAGTTTATCAGCCTGGAAGTATCCTATCCCTGGCCCCTACAAAAGGCTTATTAAATGAACCTGGacaaaacagctgctttcttaATAGTGCTGTTCAG GTATTATGGCAACTTGACATATTTCGACGAAGTTTAAGAGGTTTAACTGGACATGTGTGTCAAGGAGATGCCTGCATATTTTGTGCTTTAAAG GCAATCTTTTCACAATTCCAACACAGCCGAGAAAAAGCCCTCCCGTCGGATAACATGAGACATGCCCTCGCGGAAAGCTTCAAGGATGAGCAGCGTTTCCAGCTGGGATTCATGGATGATGCAGCAGAATGCTTT gaaaatatcCTCGAGAGGATTCATTTCCACTTAGTGCCAAACAGTGAAACAGATATGTGCACTTCAAAATCCTGTATTTCTCACCAGAAGTTTGCTATGACGCTGTATGAGCAG tgtGTGTGTCGCAGTTGTGGAGCATCATCAGATCCATTGCCTTTTACGGAATTTGTGCGCTACATTTCCACCACAGCCCTGTG TAATGAAGTAGAAAAAATGATGGAAAGGCACGAACGTCTCAAGCCGGAAATGTTTGCGGAATTGCTGCAGGCAGCAAATACTGCTGATGACTACAGAAAGTGTCCT aGTAATTGTggtcaaaaaataaaaattcgTCGTGTTCTTATGAATTGTCCTGAGATTGTCACCATTGGTTTAGTCTGGGATTCAGAACACTCTGATCTGACAGAGGAGGTTATGCGGAACCTGGCAACGCAACTTTATCTTCCGGGG ctgttttaTAGGGTTACAGATGAAAATGCCAAAAACAGCGAGCTTTTTCTCGTGGGAATGATTTGCTACACGAGCCGACATTACTGTGCCTTTGCCTTTCACACCAAGAGCTGCAAATGGGTGCTCTTTGATGATGCTAATGTAAAAGAA atTGGAACAAAATGGAAAGACGTGGTGTCCAGGTGCATTCGGTGTCACTTCCAGCCATTGCTGCTATTTTATGCTAACCCAGATGGCACAGCTGTGTCTCCAGAAGATGCACCAAAGCAGATTATTCACTGGTCTCAATGcaaggcagcaggagaaaatgGGGAAGACCTGG GATTTGAAAAGCATTCTGCTGCTAAATCAGACCATGTGAAAGAGAATGGAATTGGAGAATCTACTAATCAAAggagtaataaaaaaattcagccAGATAATCCAGTATTCAGTAGAAGCCATATTCAAGCAAGTGGTGGTAGAGGTCCAG CCAAGTTAGGATACACAGAACAAAAGGACAGGCTCAAGGATTTATCCAGAGAGTGTGCCCAGAAAGCTGCTGACATGAAAAACTTCACGTCTTTACGGAAAGATGCAGACAGAGGACCAAGGAAAGAGTCTGGGAGACAAAGag ACTTGATTGGGGAAGACCGTTCCAGTGTGAAGTCAGGGTCTCCTCCGGTTAGGAATGGACTGAGGCACTGCGTGGATCAGCGGATCTATGGCAGCCAGGGAAGGGGCCCCTACAAGCACGACAACCAAGCACCTCACCAGGCAAAGCTTTCTGCACACGTGCTTGCatcaaacaaaacagaaccttTTCCTGCTGGGGAGAAACCAGTGACAAGGACACGGACCAATGGCATCACTGGCTACGACACGGACACCAGTCAAGACTCCAGGGAcaaaggaaggagcaggagtAAAGGTTGGAAACCAATGCGAGAGACACTGAATGTAGACAGCATTTTCAGTGAGACTGAGAAAAAACAGCACAGCCCAAAGCACAAAGTAAACCTGAGCAGTAAATCTAAGCATGAAAAGGAGCGGGGCTTTAACCACTGGCCAAAGGAGAACCAAATGCAGAAGTGTTTAATGACTATATATGAAGATGAGACAAAACAGGATACAGGAAGTCGAAGTTCACTGGATTctgagggaaaagggaatgctgaaaaaagcaaaggatttacagagagaaaaatccatGGTGATAACTGGCAAATTCAGAGGACAGAATCTGGGTATGAAAGCAGTGACCATATCAGCAATGGATCTGCAAATCCAGACTCCCCTGTTATTGAAGGAATCAACACAGCAGATGCCAAGAATGTGAAAGAAAGTACTTCCTGCAG TGAACAGAACTTGCCAACCAAAAAAGCTGACGGTGTGGTGCATTCAGTACCCCAGCAGAACAGAAGCCTCCATG ccCCAGATTTGAGGAAAGACCAGATCACTTCTGAAGTTAACTACAGACCTCATCCTCATCTTGATTTCCCAACAGAATCACATTTGCAGGTGCCCAGTCCTCCAGTAAAGAG AGCTGAAATGCCTGAGGCCAACAGGAAAATGTTCCCATCATCAGCTCTCCAGCCAGTTGTCAAGGAGATTGTGAAATCAgacagcaggaacagggcagATGAGCTGAACTCTTCCGAGTGGCTTCACGCAGACAGGTTTGAGAAGGTGAACGTGCCCCTGTACTGTGTAGACAGTGCGTCCCACCCCTTCCCAGACAACGCCTGTGGCAGGAAGCCAATCCACAGCgaccttcccctccctgcccagctgcagtcCAATCACACAAGAAATGTGTCCCATCACACTCTGGGTCCCAAGTTAGGGCTGGTGCCCTGTGCGCCCCAGAACGTGCTGGAaaggctggcagtgctgcccgCCCCTTCCAGCGAGCATGCCGGACACCTGCTCCGGAGGGTGGATCCCCTCTGGGTGCCTGAAGCCGTGTACCAGAACATTCCTCCCCCCTTACCTCCAAAGAAATATGCTCTGAGCACTTTGGCAGGATCAGAGAATAACTCGGTTGCAGATCTAAAATCAACGGAAGCGTTGCAAAATAGCCCTTTAAGGCAAACAGGTGCACCTTCAAAATCTGCATCAGAAGGAAGTGCAGTCCCAGCTGAACAAAGGCTTAAAGAGCCCTTTCCAGGGAACGAAGTGTTTGTTCATAAACCGGATTCTCCACCTCGCTTATCAGTTAATGAGTTCTGGACTGTGTCTGAAAACACGTTGAAGAAAGGATCTCATCACACAGGACCCAGCCCTGGCTATGTGGATGGGAACGACAGCATGTCCCTAACCACCTACTTCTCAGTAGACAGCTGCATGACTGACACCTACAGGCTGAAGTACCACCAGAGGCCCAAGCTGTATTTCACAGAAAGTGGAAGCTTCCACAAGGAGAAGCATCCTCCAGCAGGTGGAGAAGATCTGAATGCCACATACCCTGCCACTCTGGAGCCCAGGCATCCCACCCCCGAACAGAGGTACAAGGCAAATGCAGAAGGAATACACTGCAGTCGATAG